In Eupeodes corollae chromosome 3, idEupCoro1.1, whole genome shotgun sequence, a single genomic region encodes these proteins:
- the LOC129950566 gene encoding histone H3-like gives MARTKQTARKSTGGKAPRKQLATKAARKSAPATGGVKKPHRYRPGTVALREIRRYQKSTELLIRKLPFQRLVREIAQDFKTDLRFQSSAVMALQEASEAYLVGLFEDTNLCAIHAKRVTIMPKDIQLARRIRGMARTKQTARKSTGGKAPRKQLATKAARKSAPATGGVKKPHRYRPGTVALREIRRYQKSTELLIRKLPFQRLVREIAQDFKTDLRFQSSAVMALQEASEAYLVGLFEDTNLCAIHAKRVTIMPKDIQLARRIRGERA, from the exons atggctcgtacaaagcaaactgcccgtaaatcgactggtggaaaagccccacgtaagcaactggcaacaaaggcagctcgtaaaagtgctccagcaacaggaggtgtaaagaaaccacatcgttatcgtcctggaacagtggctcttcgtgagattcgtcgttatcagaaaagcaccgaattgttaattcgtaaattgcctttccaacgtttagttcgtgaaattgctcaagatttcaaaacagatttgcgtttccagagctcagctgttatggcgcttcaagaagcaagtgaagcttatttggttggcctgtttgaagacacaaatttgtgcgccatccatgccaaacgtgtcacaattatgccaaaagacattcaattggccagacgcatccgtggc atggctcgtacaaagcaaactgcccgtaaatcgactggtggaaaagccccacgtaagcaactggcaacaaaggcagctcgtaaaagtgctccagcaacaggaggtgtaaagaaaccacatcgttatcgtcctggaacagtggctcttcgtgagattcgtcgttatcagaaaagcaccgaattgttaattcgtaaattgcctttccaacgtttagttcgtgaaattgctcaagatttcaaaacagatttgcgtttccagagctcagctgttatggcgcttcaagaagcaagtgaagcttatttggttggcctgtttgaagacacaaatttgtgcgccatccatgccaaacgtgtcacaattatgccaaaagacattcaattggccagacgcatccgtggcgaacgtgcttaa